A single genomic interval of Hippoglossus stenolepis isolate QCI-W04-F060 chromosome 24, HSTE1.2, whole genome shotgun sequence harbors:
- the pln gene encoding cardiac phospholamban has translation MERVQHMTKSAIRRASQIEVTPQVKRNLQELFVNFTLILICLLLIYIIVLLSS, from the coding sequence ATGGAGCGCGTGCAGCACATGACCAAGTCGGCCATCCGCCGAGCGTCTCAGATCGAGGTGACCCCGCAGGTCAAGAGGAACCTGCAGGAGCTGTTCGTCAACTtcaccctcatcctcatctGCCTGCTCCTCATCTACATCATCGTCCTgctgagcagctga